In Pontiella agarivorans, the genomic window CATCCACCTTCACCACCAGATCCGACTGATTCTCCACCAGCATCCGGTACCGCTCCTCACTCGAACTCAACCGCTCCGTCCGCAACTTCACCTCACGCCGCAGCCACCAGCTCAGCACCAGAAACAACACCGTCGAAAACACGGTAACCCCGAAAAGCGCCTTCACCCAGAACGGCACCGTAACCCGCCACGGATGCTCCGCACCGAACCAATAATCAAACTGCCGGAAATAATAGGAACCCCTGTTCTCCTTCCACGGCCCAAGCACCGCATCAATATCCGCCAGCACATCCGCATGCCGTCCCCTCTTCGCCGCAAAATGAACCGGGGCCGGCGAAAACTGAATCGGCGTACCCACCACATGATACCTTCGCCCGAAACGCAGCCCGTAATGATTCGGCACCACCCCCGCATCAATTTCCCCCGCCTCCAGCGCCTCAAAAATCTCCCGATGCGAATCATACGCCGTACACGTGTAATCAATCCCGAACGCCACCGCCAACTGAATGAAATTCTTCCCGTGAATCCCCTCCTTCATGATCCCCACATGCAAACCATGCAGATCCAGCACACTCTCAACATCCGACTCCTCAGCCACACACACCTGGCTCCAGACCTCCAGCACCGGCGTTTCCGTGAAATCCATCACCTCCGTGCGCTCAACCGTATAAGTCACACACATCATCAAATCCAGCTCTTCACGCTGCAGCTTCGCAAGCCCCTCCGCCCACGTAACCGGAACAAATTCCGGCACCCAGCGCCCCCTCACACGCGCAATCTCACGCAGCAGATCCGGATTAAACCCCTGCGCCCCCCCCTCCTCATCAACAAAATTCAGCGGCTCCATGTCGAACACACCCACACGCACCGCCCTCGCCGCATCCTCCGCCATCACGGACAACGCACCCAACAGCAGAACCCCCAACCCCAATTTAAAACCTCGAACCATCACTCAACATCCCCGCATTCAAAAATATGGAAAAGAATAGAGAATCGCCCTCCATAAAACAACCCGCACCCCGCCCCAAACACTCGACACCCGCCCCGCCATTCCCTAACCTCCCCCCATGCTACCCCAATGGATCATCGAAAAAAAACGCGACGGCTCGGAACTCGACACCCCCGAAATCCGTGAATTCATCGAAGGCTACACCAAAGGCGACATCCCCGACTACCAGATGGCCGCCCTCGCCATGGCCATCTACTTCAACGGCATGACCCCCCGCGAAACCGCCGACCTCACCCACGCCATGATGCACTCCGGCCAGGTCATCAACCCCGACGCCATCCCCGGCACCAAAGTCGACAAACACTCCACCGGCGGCATCGGCGACAAAATATCCATCCCCCTCGCCCCCCTCGTCGCCGCCTCCGGCGCCACCGTCCCCATGATCTCCGGCCGCGGACTCGGCATCACCGGCGGAACCCTCGACAAACTCGAAGCCATCCCCGGCTACCGCACCAACCTCACCCAGACCCAATTCTTCCAGACCCTGGAAGCCGTCGGCTGCTCCATGATCGGCCAAACCCCCGAAATCGCACCCGCCGACAAAAAACTCTACGCCCTGCGCGACGTCACCGCCACCGTCCCCTCCATCCCCCTCATCGTCTCCTCCATCATGTCCAAAAAACTCGCCGAAGGCATCGACGCCCTCGTCCTCGACGTCAAATGCGGCTCCGGCGCCTTCATGAAAAATATCGACGATGCCCGCGCCCTCGCCCAAGCCCTCGTCGACACCGGCAAAGCCATGGGCAAAAAAGTCACCGCCCTCATCACCGACATGAACCAGCCCCTCGGCCGCAACGTCGGCAACGCCCTCGAAATCCGCGAATCCCTCCAAATCCTCAACGGAAAAGGCCCCGCCGATTCACAACGCCTC contains:
- a CDS encoding thymidine phosphorylase — translated: MLPQWIIEKKRDGSELDTPEIREFIEGYTKGDIPDYQMAALAMAIYFNGMTPRETADLTHAMMHSGQVINPDAIPGTKVDKHSTGGIGDKISIPLAPLVAASGATVPMISGRGLGITGGTLDKLEAIPGYRTNLTQTQFFQTLEAVGCSMIGQTPEIAPADKKLYALRDVTATVPSIPLIVSSIMSKKLAEGIDALVLDVKCGSGAFMKNIDDARALAQALVDTGKAMGKKVTALITDMNQPLGRNVGNALEIRESLQILNGKGPADSQRLTLELAKQMLHVAEIHDLGKGIRNPEDKIKAPALHLKDGSAMQKFKQMVSLHGGDLSTALPEAENQIELPAPRSGYISECNAEAIGRAALLLGAGRTKTTDTIDPAVGISNLRKIGEPIEKGQALCTIHSNSRENTERLFQLLETAFSISPSPRIPPPLILETITA